CTTCGACGAACGGGTCACGTCGAATCGGGTGAGGTTGCCGCAGAGCGTGCAGCGCCACCGGGTCTCGGCCGTCGGGAGGGGAACCGTCATCGTGGCAGTCGCTCTCTTTCCGTAAGTCCTCGTGCCGCACGGGATTCCCCGGGGCGTGTGGCTCGTAACCCTACGGCCTGGCGGGTACTCGACGCCCGTCCACCGTGAGCGGCGAGGCGCTCTGTGCGGTTCGGTCCCGTTACGTCATGCTCTGTTCATGCTCGGCAACTGGGGTGGACCCGGCAACAGGACCGTCAGGACGTTCAGGGCGATCGGAGCGGCCCGGAGCCAGTCGGCGCCGGTGACCTACGGACTGATCGCCCTGTGCTGCGCGATCTTCCTGATCAGCCCCGCCTCGGGGCTCAGTCCCTCCTACGGCACCGGTGACGAGCTGCTTTCCGCGCAGCGGGCCTATTTCGAACGGTGGGGCGTGGTGCCCGTCGAACTGTTCGACGGAACGCTGCGGGCGCTCGGGACGCCGGCCACCGCGCTGTTCGTGCACGGCAGCTGGCTGCATCTGCTGGGGAACATGCTCTTCCTCTACGTCTTCGGGGCGATGGCCGAGGAGAGGATGGGCCACGTCGAATTCGCCCTCTTCTACGTGGGCTGCGGCTACCTCGCCCTGCTGGGCTACGCGGGCGTCCACGCCGACTCGGCGCAGACACTCGTCGGCGCGTCGGGGGCGATCTCCGCGGTCCTCGGCGCGTTCCTCTACCTCTTCCCCAAAGCCCGCGTGACCAGTCTCTTCCCGTTCCTCTTCTTCCTGCCGCTGCGATTTCCCGCGTGGGTGGTCCTGCCGTTCTGGGTGTCCCTGCAGTGGCTGGCCGCGGGGCGCGCGTCGCAGGGCCCCGGAGTCGCCTATCTGGCGCACCTGCTGGGCTTCTCCGCCGGGTTCCTCTACGCGTGGGTGCGGTACGGGCGTCCGGCTAGAGTGAAATCCCCAGCGACGGCCACCGAGGGAGAAAACCAGCCGTGATCACCGCGATCGTGCTCATCAAGACCAGCGTGGACCGGATCCCCGAGATCGCCGAGTCGATCGCGGCGCTGGACAGCGTCAGCGAGGTGTTCTCCGTGACCGGGACGTACGACTTGATCGCCATGGTCCGGGTGAAGGCCCACGACGATCTCGCCGACGTCATCCCCGGCATGATCAGCAAGATTCCGGGGGTCGAGGGGACGGACACGCATGTGGCGTTCCGGACGTACTCGCAGCACGACCTGGAGGCGGCGTTCGCCATCGGGGGCGACAACTAGGGTCCCGGGGGCGCGGCCCCGCCTTCAGGGGCGCGGGGAACGGCGCAATCTTTCAGGGCGCAGCCCGTCAGGTCGCCGGGACGCAGCGGCCGTTCTCCGTGCGGTAGGTCCAGCCGGCGCCGTTCGCGACGAGCTGCTTGACCGCTCCCACGAAGCGCGTCACGTGCTCGTCGGGGGTGCCCGCGCCGAAGCTGACCCGGATGGCGTTCAGGGACTTCTCGCCGGGGGCGGCCTCGGGGGCACCGCACTCGCCCTGGGACTGCGGGTCGCTGCCGAGGAGCGTACGGACCAGCGGGTGGGCGCAGAAGAGGCCGTCGCGGACGCCGATGCCGTACTCGGCGGAGAGCGCGGCGGCGAAGTGCGAGCTGTTCCAGCCCTCGACGACGAACGAGATGACGCCGACGCGCGGGGCGTCGTCGCCGAACAGCGAGAGCACCCGGATCTCGGGCACCTCGG
This sequence is a window from Streptomyces ortus. Protein-coding genes within it:
- a CDS encoding Lrp/AsnC family transcriptional regulator; this encodes MITAIVLIKTSVDRIPEIAESIAALDSVSEVFSVTGTYDLIAMVRVKAHDDLADVIPGMISKIPGVEGTDTHVAFRTYSQHDLEAAFAIGGDN
- a CDS encoding rhomboid family intramembrane serine protease — encoded protein: MLGNWGGPGNRTVRTFRAIGAARSQSAPVTYGLIALCCAIFLISPASGLSPSYGTGDELLSAQRAYFERWGVVPVELFDGTLRALGTPATALFVHGSWLHLLGNMLFLYVFGAMAEERMGHVEFALFYVGCGYLALLGYAGVHADSAQTLVGASGAISAVLGAFLYLFPKARVTSLFPFLFFLPLRFPAWVVLPFWVSLQWLAAGRASQGPGVAYLAHLLGFSAGFLYAWVRYGRPARVKSPATATEGENQP